TTGGCAGCGGCTACTCGTCGCTCAACGTGCTCAAGGAGGTGCCCGTGGACGTGCTCAAACTGGATCGGGGTTTCTTCACCAAGGAGGGCGACGCCCGCGGAAACGACGTGGTGGAGGCGGTTGTCGGCCTGGCGCGCAAACTGGGCATGCAGACGGTCTCCGAAGGGGTGGAGACCAACGCGCAGGTGGAATTCCTGCGGCAGGTGCGCTGCGATATGATCCAGGGCTATGTGTTCTCCCGCGCTGTGCCCATTGAAGCGTTTGAAACCATGGTGTTTGTAAAGGGCATGTGACCCCTTGCGCGCCGCCCTGTGCCGCCGGACGGCGCCAGGCGTTCGTGCGCGCATCAGTATTTGTGCAAAAGGAAACAGGCGTCCGGCGTATACGCGCCGGACGCCTGCTGCTTTTATCGAGGCGCTTTTACCGATCCTGCAGATGCTTTGTCTGGGGCAATAGCGGCAGATAGCTTTCCCAGCGCGCCGGGATGCATGCAACTACCGAACAAAAGGGCGGAGAGGCATTCCATCTTGCCTGCCTGTATCCCGTGATGGCCGCGGCTGCGCAGCGTAAGCGCTATCGCAGCAGCTTTGCCTGCGTGATCGCCAGTATCTCTGATCATAGGCATGGATGCACGCGTCCAGCTATGTCGAGGCGTCTACTATGGCGTTCAACGTGCGCTTCCAAAGAGGTGACGGTATGACCGTTTTCCCCTGGAGGGCTAGCCTGCGCTGTGAGAAAAAGAAATTTGCGCTATGGCACGGGCGAATAGCAGGTACGGATGGATGTGCTGCGGCGGGGCGTGGATAGCAGGGACAAAATCGCGAAAAAAGTATTATAATCATTGCATTTATGTGATATATGCGTTATATTGAAAATAACGAACAGATACACTTCCCCACAAATTTGTTACGGCAGCTTGTGTGATAGCGGATGGGGGCACATACCAGGGGGTAATGGTATGACCAAATACTTCGCTACAGAACGAATGTGTAATGATCTATGGACGGCACAGTGCGGCATTGTAGGCTTTACTGGAACCGCTTTTTCTGTATGGAATCACATCACAAGGTGATGTGATTTTGTTTTTTCGTCAAAGGTAATGCGTGCGCCGCATACGCGCACTTCTTCTGCTATGTTTCTTGCCCCCAACGCATGTCTACCGTCCTTTTCATCCCGTTTTTTGCCTGAACGCTTGTTATGAGGACACGACTATTTTTCAAAAGCGCCATTGCTGCTCTTTGCGGTAAAGGAGGGCTTCATATTGAGGAAAAAGTATGTATTCAAGACGTTTGCGACCCGCGGCGGCAAGTATGTGTACGATCGCAGCGTAGGCACGTTTTTTCGCGTATCGGATGAGGAGTACCTTGTCTTTCAACAGATTGAGCGCGGGCAGCTGGATGCCGACACCTCGGCGGTCTTTTGCAAGTACCAGCAGGTCGGCTTTCTGCAGGAGAACTGTGTGGAAAAGATTGAACATCCACAGCTGGAACTGCTGCCGTATCTGGCGGAACATCATCTGAACTATATGATTTTACAGGTGACGCAGCAGTGTAACTTCCGCTGCGAATACTGCATATATTCCGGCGCCTATGAGCATCAGCGCCAGCATTCCCAAAGACGCATGACGTTCGAAACCGCGAAAAAGGCGATCGACTTCTATCTTGCGCATAGCGATGATGCAAAGCTGGCCATGTTTGGCTTTTATGGAGGAGAACCGCTCTTAGAATACGATCTTATTAAGAAGTGCGTTTTGTATATTGAGTCGCAAGTAGAGGGTAAGCCCATTCGGTTTTCAATAACGACAAACGCGACACTATTGGACGATGAACGCATTGACTTTCTGGTAGAGCACGAATTTTCCATACTTATCAGCCTTGATGGCAATAAAGAAGAGCACGATCGTAGCAGAAAATTTATATCGGGCGAAGGAACATTTGACACGGTTATCCGCAATGTAAAACGCATCAGGGAACGCCATCCTACGTATATGAAAAACATCCAGTTTAATGCGGTGATGAATCCACA
Above is a window of Maliibacterium massiliense DNA encoding:
- the ccpM gene encoding Cys-rich peptide radical SAM maturase CcpM; translated protein: MRKKYVFKTFATRGGKYVYDRSVGTFFRVSDEEYLVFQQIERGQLDADTSAVFCKYQQVGFLQENCVEKIEHPQLELLPYLAEHHLNYMILQVTQQCNFRCEYCIYSGAYEHQRQHSQRRMTFETAKKAIDFYLAHSDDAKLAMFGFYGGEPLLEYDLIKKCVLYIESQVEGKPIRFSITTNATLLDDERIDFLVEHEFSILISLDGNKEEHDRSRKFISGEGTFDTVIRNVKRIRERHPTYMKNIQFNAVMNPQGNLACVLEFFAVDEVLADSMVMFNDINTKDLKMPMDQEENFWLLRRYEHLKCCLNYIGKLDKKYTSPMARRAFLNVKLSYKQMLKHAKLSPCAHHGGPCIPGVMRLFVTVDGRLFPCQVVSETSDYYCIGTLDSGLDMQRMGRLLNNGEITASECMDCWKLALCNICSANISFEGESYTKAEKMLMCKQQDQEVLGNLRDIAVLSEFGCDLENVEV